TTCTGTAGCCAATATGAAAGATATGCTTTTTGTGGGAAAACTCGACGAAACCGAAGTAGGCAGAACAAAAGTGGGAATGCCGATGACATTGACCATTGGAGCATTGCAAGACCATAAAATGCCTGCCACGTTGGAATACATCGCTCCGAAAGGAACCGAAGAAAGCGGCGCCATTATGTTCCAAATGAAAGCCGCCGTGCAAGTTCCTGCAGGTGTAATGGTACGTTCAGGTTACAGTGCGAATGCTGAAATTAAATTTGACGAAGCGTTAAATGTGCTTACCGTACCCGAAAGTTGTGTGGAATTTAATGGCGACAGCGCATTTGTGTATGTATTGAAAAATGCTGAACCGCAAGAATTTGACAAGAAATTTGTGAAAATAGGACTTTCTGATGGAATTAAGATAGAAATAAAAGAAGGATTGAAAAAAGGCGAAAAAATTCGCGGAGCGGTAATTGAAGATAAAAAAGACGGGAAAANGGAAGAAAATAAATAGTTATTAAGCCTCGCTGTTATATATAGTTATTTGTCTAATGGCGTTGTTAACCAAAATAACGGTATAAAATAACACGAAGGAAATAACAGACAAAGTCTAAATAACGTGCGAAGCACAAATAACACAAAGTAAATAACTTGAAATTACAATGAAATCAAAAATATTATTCATATCAATTAGCTTGCTATTGTTTACGTCAGGCGTTTCTGCTCAAAAAGCGTGGACCTTGGAACAATGTATTGACACCGCCTTAGCAAATAACAGAACCATTCGCCAGCAGCAACTTGCCTATAAATCGAAAGAAATTGCTTATAAACAATCGAAAAATGATTTATTGCCTGATTTGAATGCGTCACTCGGACAAAATTTTAACTTTGGTCGGTCTCTTACTTCTAACAACAACTATGTTAATTCTAATTCTCAAAATACTTCTTTTGGTGTGGGTTCTAATTTAACATTATTTGACGGCTTGAAAATGAAGTACAATATTGAAGCTAAAAAAGCAGAATTACTTGCCGCCGGAGCCGATGTTGAAAAAATAGAAAAAGACATTATCCTGAATGTATCGACAGTTTTTCTGCAAGTACTTCAAAACAAAGAATTGCTGAAAAATGCAGAAAATCAATTGCAAATTACAAAAGAAAATATCGAAAGNCGCAAACAACTGATAGATGCAGGAAAACTTGCCGAAGGTGAAATTTATGAACTGCTAGCGCAAGAAGCGAAAGAAGAACTTTCACGTGTGCAGGCGGAAAACAACGTCCAATTATCGCTACTTGACTTAGCACAAGTAATGAATTTAGACAGCTCTCAGAGTATAGATGTGGTCGTGCCTGAAAACCTGCTGTCAAATGAACTCTCGGTACTCTCTGCTAACGAGGTATACATAAGCGCAGTACAAAACCGTCCCGAAATAAAATCAGCGCAATACCGCCTCCAGAGTAGTGAAAAAAATGTGAACATAGCAAAATCGTATTATTTTCCTAAATTAAGTTTAGGCGCAAATTGGGGAACNGGTTACTATAATATGAGTAACATTCAAGATAATCCTTCTTTTGGAAGTCAATTTAAAAATAATATGCAGACAAGTGTGGGATTTAGTCTTTCTATCCCTATTTTTAATAAATTCCAAATTCGTAATCAAATTGAAAGCGCAAAACTGGATGTGGAAAACACAAAAATTGAAATTGATAAAACAAAGTTGGAACTGAAGAAAAATATTGAGCAGGCATATTACAATGCCATTGCCGCTAAAAACCGTTGGGAATCGGCACAAAAATCTGTAAAAGCCAATGAAGAAGCTTACCGGTTTGCATCACAGAAATTTGAAGCGGGAAGAGCAAATCAATACGAATCAAATTTGGCTAAAACAAATCTTGCGCAAGCCATTTCGGAACAAACACAAGCCAAATATGAATATGTTTTTAGATTGAAATTACTGGAATTAATGAAATAGAATAAATGCTTAGAATCAAGAAAAATAGACTTAAAAGCTAATAGTCAGTGGCCAATGGCTAATAGCTGGCAGCCGATAAAAACCAAACCTTTTTATAACAATTTATGAAATTATGAATATCGACAACATTAAATCGCAAATGCGGAAAGGATATTTGGAACATTGCATTCTGCTTATTCTGAAAAACAAATCGGCTTACGCTTCCGATATCATTTCAGAGTTGAAAGGAGTGAAGCTGATTGTAGTAGAAGGCACACTTTATCCTTTACTNACTCGTTTAAAAAANAACGAGTTGCTAAATTATCGCTGGGAGGAATCTCCGCAAGGTCCTCCACGTAAATATTATGAAATTACTCCGAAAGGAGAAAAATTTTTGCAAGAACTGGAAACAGCCTGGGTGGAAATTAATGATATCCTTTATAAAATTAAAGAAAANACATCCAAAACAGAGAGCCAAGAACCATCTGAAAACTAAATAAATTTACCATTATGAAAAAAACATTGACTATCAATCTGAACAAAACGGTATTTCATATAGACGAGGATGCGTATGATTTACTGCAAGCATATTTATCAGATGTAAATGATCATTTTAAAACAGAAACAGAAAAGACAGAAATTCTTTCAGACATTGAAGCGCGTATTGCTGAACTTTTTACGGAACGTCTCGGGAAAACCAAAACCGTGATAACTGTAGAAGACGTAAACGCCATTGTAGAAATAATGGGAAAACCCAGTCAGTTTTCTGANGAAGATGAAGACGAAAAAGAAAACAANACCGCTTCGGAAGAAAAAGTATATTCTGAATCAAAACGCTTTTACCGTGATATGGACAACGGATTATTAAGCGGAGTTTGTGCAGGATTGGCTGCATATTTNGGNTGGGATGTAACATTGGTGCGNATTCTGCTCGTTTTGCTCGTTTTCTTTGGGTTGGGTTCAATTATCCCCATCTATTTAGTGGTTTGGCTTATAACACCCAAAGCGGAAACTACTGCCCAAAAAATGGCTATGCATGGCGAAGTGATAAATATTGAAACCATCAAAAATAAAATGACGGATGCCAAAAGCTACGTAGAAAGTGATAAATTTAAACAATCTGCTACCGACGTAGGAAATAAAACGGCACATTTTTTTCAAACCATATTTAAAGTATTGCTCACTATAGTCAGTGTTTTGTTCACAGTTATAGGAGTTGCAATAGCCGGAGCGTTAATTTTTGCATTAATTGTTTTTCTGTTCCAACCGGAAACAATTACCATGACCAATCCTGAATTTTTCAAAATAATGGAAGGCGCTTCTTCCGAAAAAATCACCTTGCTCATTTTTAGTATTTTATTTATAATTGGTTGTCCTATTTTTGCACTTGTTTATTGGAGTATTCGTGCACGCTCTACCGAAAGAGCCACCTCCAATACACCTTTTTGGGTGGCATTAGTACTTTGGTTTGCCGGAATTTTCATG
The genomic region above belongs to uncultured Paludibacter sp. and contains:
- a CDS encoding Outer membrane efflux protein; protein product: MKSKILFISISLLLFTSGVSAQKAWTLEQCIDTALANNRTIRQQQLAYKSKEIAYKQSKNDLLPDLNASLGQNFNFGRSLTSNNNYVNSNSQNTSFGVGSNLTLFDGLKMKYNIEAKKAELLAAGADVEKIEKDIILNVSTVFLQVLQNKELLKNAENQLQITKENIEXRKQLIDAGKLAEGEIYELLAQEAKEELSRVQAENNVQLSLLDLAQVMNLDSSQSIDVVVPENLLSNELSVLSANEVYISAVQNRPEIKSAQYRLQSSEKNVNIAKSYYFPKLSLGANWGTGYYNMSNIQDNPSFGSQFKNNMQTSVGFSLSIPIFNKFQIRNQIESAKLDVENTKIEIDKTKLELKKNIEQAYYNAIAAKNRWESAQKSVKANEEAYRFASQKFEAGRANQYESNLAKTNLAQAISEQTQAKYEYVFRLKLLELMK
- a CDS encoding Transcriptional regulator, PadR family, coding for MNIDNIKSQMRKGYLEHCILLILKNKSAYASDIISELKGVKLIVVEGTLYPLLTRLKXNELLNYRWEESPQGPPRKYYEITPKGEKFLQELETAWVEINDILYKIKEXTSKTESQEPSEN
- a CDS encoding Phage shock protein C, PspC — translated: MKKTLTINLNKTVFHIDEDAYDLLQAYLSDVNDHFKTETEKTEILSDIEARIAELFTERLGKTKTVITVEDVNAIVEIMGKPSQFSXEDEDEKENXTASEEKVYSESKRFYRDMDNGLLSGVCAGLAAYXGWDVTLVRILLVLLVFFGLGSIIPIYLVVWLITPKAETTAQKMAMHGEVINIETIKNKMTDAKSYVESDKFKQSATDVGNKTAHFFQTIFKVLLTIVSVLFTVIGVAIAGALIFALIVFLFQPETITMTNPEFFKIMEGASSEKITLLIFSILFIIGCPIFALVYWSIRARSTERATSNTPFWVALVLWFAGIFMFLSVGSETFRLFKNNVQIFENWDTYNDETNPNWTSENRTTTEPFYAIDASGVMNVELTYQKERTLEVATVKEYLPKIRTEVRDGVLKIYSSDFLIKPKVKIHIGIDSLTAIYSQGATKVKFANAFPSKALKVVMSGASNGYFNLSDAQNIDINLSGASKLEMEGITHSLDIDASGASRIETEDLNAKYVTVELSGVSKADVKAIESFNGEASGASNINCKGNPKSRKMDTSGTSNINFEDE